Proteins from a single region of Salipiger sp. H15:
- a CDS encoding UDP-N-acetylglucosamine--N-acetylmuramyl-(pentapeptide) pyrophosphoryl-undecaprenol N-acetylglucosamine transferase yields MFPAQALAEIMLRRGWRVKLSTDARGARYTGGFPHTVEIEEVSSATFARGGVFSKALVPLRVVKGILSMARRFRRDRPNVVVGFGGYPSIPALGAARLLKLPSMIHEQNGVLGKVNEKFARKVNAVACGTWPTRLPEGVEGIPVGNPVRNAVRERAGAGYIPPGDYPMSLLVIGGSQGARILSDVVPPAIERLPMEILRNLRISHQARDEDGERVAKFYYEHGIDAEVQPFFNDVPARMSEAQLVISRSGASSVADISVIGRPSILIPYAVAAGDHQTVNAQGLVDAGAAIRIPESKLSVEAMTEAILAVLCNPQGALQMSRAALSVSHPDAALGLAQMVEELAGFASEDTYEEDPVDYYPGEEEQAYEQETGQR; encoded by the coding sequence TCGAGGAGGTCTCCTCGGCGACCTTCGCGCGCGGCGGCGTCTTCTCCAAGGCGCTGGTGCCGCTGCGGGTGGTGAAGGGCATCCTGTCGATGGCGCGTCGCTTCCGCCGCGACCGGCCGAACGTCGTCGTGGGCTTCGGCGGCTACCCGTCGATCCCGGCGCTCGGCGCGGCGCGGCTGCTGAAGCTGCCCTCGATGATCCACGAGCAGAACGGCGTGCTGGGCAAGGTGAACGAGAAGTTCGCCCGCAAGGTGAACGCCGTTGCCTGCGGCACCTGGCCGACGCGCCTGCCCGAGGGGGTCGAGGGCATCCCCGTCGGCAACCCGGTGCGCAACGCCGTGCGCGAGCGGGCAGGGGCGGGCTACATCCCGCCGGGCGACTACCCGATGTCGCTGCTGGTCATCGGCGGCTCGCAGGGCGCGCGCATCCTGTCGGACGTGGTGCCGCCCGCGATCGAGCGTCTGCCGATGGAAATCCTGCGCAACCTGCGCATCAGCCACCAGGCCCGCGACGAGGACGGCGAGCGGGTGGCCAAGTTCTACTACGAGCACGGCATCGACGCCGAGGTGCAGCCCTTCTTCAACGACGTGCCCGCGCGCATGTCCGAGGCGCAGCTGGTGATCTCGCGCTCCGGCGCCTCTTCGGTGGCCGACATCTCGGTGATCGGGCGGCCCTCGATCCTGATCCCCTACGCCGTGGCGGCGGGCGATCACCAGACGGTCAACGCGCAGGGGCTGGTCGACGCCGGCGCCGCGATCCGCATCCCGGAAAGCAAGCTTTCGGTCGAGGCGATGACCGAGGCGATCCTCGCGGTGCTCTGCAACCCACAGGGCGCGCTGCAGATGTCGCGCGCGGCGCTGTCGGTCTCGCATCCTGACGCAGCGCTCGGGCTGGCGCAGATGGTCGAGGAACTGGCAGGGTTCGCATCCGAGGATACATACGAAGAAGACCCGGTGGACTATTACCCGGGCGAAGAAGAACAGGCGTATGAGCAGGAGACGGGGCAGAGATGA